The Mycolicibacterium aurum genome segment TCCACCCGATCGAGTTGCATCGAGGACACCCCGAGATCGAAGAGGATCCCGTCCACTCCCATCGGGCTGATTCGCGCCACCGCGTCGGCGATACCGTCGTAGCGGGTCCGGACCAACGTGACCCGGTCGCCGAAGGGCGCCAGGCGCTGACCCGCGAGCTGTAGCGCATCGGGATCGCGGTCCAGACCGATCAGGCGCAGACCGGGGAACTGGGTCAGGAACCGCTCGGAGTGCCCACCGGCGCCCAGCGTGGCGTCGACGAGTGTCGCGCCGGCGCCGTCGTCGCCGCCGCGCGTGAGTGCGGGTGCCAGCAGTGCGACACACCGATCCAGAAGGACTGGGATATGGGGTTCGTCATCCACCATCGCTGCTGCACCCTGAAAGATTGGGGCGGCCCCTGCAGTGAGGTCCCTGCCCGAGTACGCGGACCTGACGTCGGGGAAGTACGTCAGGGCCGGTTCGGGCAGAGGCCGCACTGCACGGGCCTGCGGGCCGGTGGCCAGATCAAAGAATGTCGCCGAGTGCTTCATCGCTGGCCGCGGAGAAGTTCTCTTCGTGAAGCTCCTGGTAGTCCTGCCACGCCTGGGCATCCCAGATTTCCAGGAACCCGATCGACCCCGTCACCACGCAGTCCTTGGTCAGGTTCGCGTAGCGGCGGTGCTCCATGGAGAGCGTGATGCGGCCTTGTGCGTCGGGGTACTGCTCGTCGGTACTGGCGGCCAGGTTGCGCAGGTAGGCGCGGGCCTGCGGATTGCCCCGCTTGGCCTTGGCGGAGATCTCGGCGATCATCTCCTCGAACTCGGCCCTCGGATGGACAGCAAGGCTGTGATCTTGGCTTTTGGTGACCATCAACCCTCCTGCCAGCGCGTCGCGGAACTTGGCGGGCAACGTCAGTCGCCCTTTGTCGTCGAGACGTGGCGTGTAGGTGCCGAAGAACATCTCGCCACCTCGCAAACCTCGCTCAAGCCTTGCTACGGAACCCCGGTCGCTCCGTTGTCCGCCACTTTACCCCACAATCCCCCACTTTGCTCCAAATACCTGCCCGCGTTTCCCCGGGTCCCCCACTCTGCAGGCACCGTGGCACTGACCGGGCGCGTTCCTGGTAGGCGCAAGGGCGTGGCGGCATCGAAAAGGCCAGCTCACGGCACGCCGATGCCCTTCGGGGGCGAGGTGGGGCGTGGTGGGGCAAAAAAAAGAGGGGCAGCCCGATGGGCTGCCCCTTGGTGTCGCGGGTGTCCGCTA includes the following:
- a CDS encoding division/cell wall cluster transcriptional repressor MraZ, translated to MFFGTYTPRLDDKGRLTLPAKFRDALAGGLMVTKSQDHSLAVHPRAEFEEMIAEISAKAKRGNPQARAYLRNLAASTDEQYPDAQGRITLSMEHRRYANLTKDCVVTGSIGFLEIWDAQAWQDYQELHEENFSAASDEALGDIL